The DNA window AGCAGGCATTGCCACGCGACCATCTTCACCGTCACGTCCCGCTCGGACTGCAGGACCTCCAGCAGTTTGGCGGTCGCGTCGGCCCGCGGAATGCGGGCGATGCAGACGAGCGTCATCGAGCGGCCGAGCCGTTCGCGCGTCTTGATCAACAGCCCGTCGTACTGCTTCATCAGGTAGTCGAGCAGGGCCTGGCCTTCCTGGTTCCGCCTGGCGATCTGCTCGGGTGTCAACGAAGGCGTCGTGGGGGCGGTCGTCTGTGGCGTCGCAGGCGGCGGAGTCGTTGGCGCGGGGATGGGGCCAGGATTAGCGCCGGGACCGGGACCGGCAGCCGGTGGCGTCGGCGGGCGAGCCGGCTGATTGCCGCCGGCGGCGACCGGTGTGGATGGCGGATTCGGCGGGACCACCGGGACGAGTGTCGGCGGCTGTCCGCCGGCGGGTGCGCCGCCCGCGAGTTGCGCCGTCACCGCATTCAGATAAGCAAGCGTATCGCGGTCGGCCGGCGACAGCTTCGACGGGTCCGTGTTGTACAGAACCGCCGCCCGGCACCGCACGATGATCACACCGATGAGCTTCGTGTCGGGCGACGTACGGCGCAGAAGCGAGCGGACCTGCGACTTCAGAAACACGGCGGCGACTTTGGAATCGCCCACATCCACGTCCGGCGGAAGATTGCCGGCGACCCCGGCGAACTTCGGATCGACAACCAGCTCTCGCCGGGCACCCAGCGAGCCCCAGCGCGTGCCGGGCCCGCCGCGAATACCCACCAGGCCGCCCGACCCCTTCGGCGGAACCAGAAGCTGGAGCATGCTGTTGGGCGCGGCAACGATCGTTCCCGGGCGATTGGGGTCGTCCGACGGACCGACCACCTTGTGCTGCTTCACGCCGCCGAACCACCGCTCCTCCCAGGTGTCGTCCGCGATCTGCGTCCAGATGCGCGGCGACCCGTCGGAGGGGAACTCACACCAGAACCGCTCGCCACCTGCAGGTTGCTGCACCGGTTGCGGCTGCGCCGGTTGAGGCTGTGCCGGCCGCGGCTGCGCGGGTTCAGGCTGCACCAGTCGGGGCTGCGCAGAAGCGGCCAGATTAAAAACTAAAACGCCCAGGAGTGTGAACGCCAGTCGAGACCCCATGCCAGCCTCCGAACCTGCAGAAAGTGACGTGATCCACCGGCATCCCGAGAAGCCCAACGCCGGATTGGCGACGAATTGTAACGCCGCCCGCATCAACTCACCAGCATTCCCCGACGGCAGCGAGGGCCGGGGCGTACAACCAGACGCGATCACATAGCTCCTGCCGAAGATTCTTCTTGTACGACGGCTTCGTATCCGTACAATATACTAACATTATGGCCAGCGGTGCGCGGGTGGTCAACCTGAAAATCGGGTGCCCGGCACGTCGGCCGGGGTGGTCAATCTGGGCGGCCGAGCGGCCGCGAAAGGGGTTCTTATGCAATCGTTCGAAACAGCGTTCGACCCGTCGTGCGGGGCGGCAACGATCGCGACGCCCGTTGCGGCGGCTGCCGATGGCTGCACTGCCGATGCGCCTCGGCGGACGCGGGCCGAGCAATCGCGGATCAACGGCGCCAAGTCGCGCGGGCCGACGACCGACGCCGGTAAATCGGTCGCGGCGCAGAATGCCTGGAAGCACGGTTTACGCGCCCGAGGGCAGTTGCTCCCGGATGAAGACCCCGCGGTGTTCGACGCGTTTGTCGCGTCGTTTCGCGACGATCTGCAAGCCGTCGGCCCGTGCCAGGTGATGCTCGCCGAGCGCGTCGCGGAAATGGCGTGGAAGCTTCAACGCATGCCGGTCGTGCGGTCGGCGGTGCTCTGCTCGCGGCGCGACAAGAAGTGCGCCGACGACGGCGGGTTCGGCGGAATGGACACCCTCGGCGACGTCATCTTCGAACTGCAACGGGCCGACGCCAACGGCGGGATCGTCATGCTGCTGCAACGGTACGAAGCCCAGATCGAGCGGTCGATGCAGGCGGCGCTGCGCGAGCTGCGGATTCTGCAAGGCGGAACGCGCAACCGTGGAGCCCTGCATGGGCAGAATGATCCGACGGCAGACGGAGTGCCAGGCGTGACGACGGCGACAGAACCTGCGCCGGCGACCGCCCGATCCGTCGACCCGGTGCCGGGTGACCGGGAAGATCCGTCGGCGGCTGAATCTCGGGTTCGTTTGGCGGAATCGCACGGGGTCGCGACCGCGGCCGTCGATCCAGACGCTTCCGTCGATTCCGTTCCCTCCGTCGTCGCCGGAGTTGCAACGCTTGTAAACCCAGTCGCGCCGACCGGTTCGGCGACCTTCCACCCCGACGACCTGCTGCCGGCGGATGCCGGTTCTCGGGTTCGTTCGGCGGAAGGGTTGCGCGGCCGGACGGCTCCGGTTCGGTGCGACCACTACGGCAAGGGACGCTCCGCTGCGCGTCGCGGCTAACCGTTCCATCGCGACGCTAAACAGAGCAATCGGTTAGCCGCGACGCGAAGCGGAGCGCGGGACGCGAGCAAAGCGCGTGCGGTCTTGGGGTGCGCTTGTCTTTAGGTTCCCGCGAGAACAACGTCTTCGTCCAACGCTTGCACTTGTCGTATCGCGCCATACCCTTCGGCAACGATGTCACTTTCTCCTGTCATTCTCGTTACCGGTGCCAGCCGCGGCCTGGGCCGTGGGATCTCCGAAGAGCTTGCCCGGACCGGCCATTCGGTCGCGATTCACTACGCCAGCAATCGCGCCGCTGCCGACGAAACGCTCGCCGCGTGCCGTGCCGTCGCGACGTCGCCCCTGCAGCAGTTCGTCCTCGTCCAGGGGGACGTCAGCAAGGCCGACGACCGCCGGGCGATCTTCGATGGGACGATCGCAGCATTCGGCCGGATCGACGGCCTGATCAACAACGCCGGCATCGCGCCGCGTGTGCGGGCCGATCTGCTTGACGTCACCGAGGAAAGCTACCGCGAGGTCAACGGCATCAACCTCGACGGGCCGTTCTTCCTCTCGCAATTGGCCGCCAAGTGGTGGCTCGCCCACCCCGGCGAAAGCCGACTGCCCGGCGGGTACAAGCTGATCTTCATCTCGTCGCTGTCGGCGTACGCGATCAGCGTGAACCGCGGCGAGTACTGCGTCTCCAAGGCCGGCCTGGCGATGACCACTCAACTCTTCGCCGCCCGATTGGCCGAGCACGGCATCCAGGTGCTGGAACTGCGCCCCGGCATCATGGCGACCGACATGACCGCGGGCGTGAAAGACAAGTACGACAAGATGCTCGCGGATGGCCTGGTCCCGCAGAAGCGGTGGGGCACCGGTGCCGATGTCGGCATGGCGGTGCGGGCGATCTTTCAGGGGTTGTTCCCGTTCACCACCGGGGATGTGATCAACATCGACGGCGGGTTTCATCTGCGGCGGCTTTGAGATTGCCATGAAGCCGAATTAAGTGTACACTTAATTCATGTACGAGTTCCGCTGGATCGATTGGAACGTCGATCACATCGACGAACATCAGGTGTCGCCGAGAGAAGCGGAATATGTCGTGAATCACTCCCGACGGCCTTGGCCGAAGATCATTGAGGATCAGAAGCGGATCGTTTGGGGACAGACCGACGCGGGCCGGATGTTGCAGGTGGTCTACGTGCTCGACCCGGACGGTACGGTATTCGTGATTCATGCGATGGAGTTGCCGTCGGGTAGGAAGAGGCAGTACCGCAGGAGAAGACAATGAGCAAAAAGAAGATCTGGTACTCCAAGCTGCCGCCGGCGGAACTTGAGAAGTTGGCCGCAGGACTTAGCGGGCCCGTCGATCCGGCCAGGATGAAGCCGTTGACGGCGACTCAGCAACGAGAAGAGTCGCGTGCCCGTCGAAAGGCGGGCCGGCCGCGCGTTGGAGCGGGCGCCGAGAAGCTCCGTGTGAGCATGGAACGGACACTGCTCAAGCGGGTTGATGCATATGCCCGAAAGAAGGGCGTCAGCCGTTCGGAGTTGATCGCCGAGTCGTTAAAAAGGACGATCGGCGCGGCGTAGTGCCGCAGTCCCGCCAAGTTGGCTCCCAACGTCCCGCCTACTGCCTGCGTTTTCCCATGATCCACATCGACCCGCGAGTTTCGTCAAAAGACCTCCTGCCGATCGTCAGCAAGCTTTTTGCGCTGTCGGGCAAGAAGATTCTCCGTCTGCAGAACCGTTGGAACCCGACCGCCGGCACCCCTGTGTTTACCGAGAAGGGCGCGTACACCGCCCGCGGGTGGACGGAGTGGACGCAGGGGTTTCAGTTCGGGTCGGCGCTGCTGCAGTTCGAAGCGACCGGCGACGAGCAGTTCCTGAAGATCGGCAGGGAGGCGACGGTCGAACTGATGGCGTCGCACGTCAGCCATATCGGCGTGCACGACCACGGGTTCAACAACGTCAGCACCTACGGCAACCTGCTGCGGATGATGACCGAGGGCACGATTCCCGAAGACCCCTGGCAGCGGCGGTTTTATGAACTGGCGTTGAAGGTTTCGGGTGCGGTGCAGGCCAGCCGCTGGACGCAGCTCTCGCCGGACTCTGGTTACGTGTACTCGTTCAACGGCCCGCACTCGCTGTTCGCCGACACGATTCGCTCGATGCGGGCACTGGCGGTGAGCCATCTGTTGGGACATCGGCTGATGGGCGAGGGGGACAAGCCGATCGACCTGCTCGGCCGGATCATCCAGCACGCCGAGACGACCGCGAAATTCAACGTCTACTTCGGAGAAGGCCGCGACAGCTACGACGTCCGCGGGCGGACGGCGCACGAGTCGATCTTCAACCTCAACGACGGCGCTTACCGGTGCCCGAGCAGCCAGCAGGGGTATGCCCCGTTCAGCACCTGGACGCGCGGGCTGGCGTGGATTCTGTGCGGCTACCCTGAACAACTCGAGTTCATCGACACGCTGCCGGAAGCCGGCTTCGCCGCGTTCGGCGGGAAGCAGAAGATCGTCGACCGCTGGATTGCCACAGCCCGCGCGGTCGCGGACTTTTACATCGACCAGACGCCGACGGATGGCATTCCGTATTGGGACACCGGCGCGCCTGGGTTGGCGCAGCTAGGCGACTACCTCGACCGCCCGGCCGAGCCGTTCAACGAGCACGAGCCGGTCGACAGCTCCGCCGCGTCGATCGCCGCGCAGGGGTTGCTGCGGCTGGGGCGATACCTGCGAACGCACGGCCAGGTGGCCGACGGCGACCGGTACTGGCAGGCGGGGCTGACTGTGGCAAAGACGGTGCTCGCCGAGCCCTACCTGTCGGCCGATGAATCGCACGAAGGACTGATCGTCCACAGTGTCTACCACCGCCCCAACGGCTGGGACTACATCCCGCCCGGCCGCAAGGTGCCGTGCGGCGAATCGAGCATGTGGGGCGACTATCACGCGCGGGAGTTGGCACTGATGATCCAACGCGAGGCGGCGCGGAAGGAATGGCTTGCGTTCCATCGAGTTAGCCAAAACAATCCGCGATCCGTTTGATTTACAGGAAGCGAGACATGACCAAACACGACATCATCCACCGCATGATCAACCCCGGCGTGATCGCCGTTATCCGTGCCGACAGCTCGGAGCAGCTCCTCGACGCCGCCCGGGCGATGGCCGAGGGGGGCGTGATCGCGATGGAGGTCACCATGACTACGCCCAACGCGATCGACACCATCAAGGCCGTCGTCAAAGAGCTCGGCGACAAGGTGCTGATGGGCGTCGGCACGGTGCTGGATGACATCACCGCGCGGCTGGCGATTCTCGCGGGCGCCGAATACGTGGTGACGCCGGTGATGCGGCCGGACGTGATCGCGCTCTGTCGGCGGTACAGCAAGCCGATCGTCTGCGGGGCGGTGACGCCGACCGAAGCGCTGAACGCCCATGAAGCCGGGGCCGATTTCGTGAAGCTCTTCCCGGCCGACACGCTGGGGCCGACCTACATCAAGGCGCTCAAGGCGCCGCTGCCGCAGTTGCAGATCATTCCGACTGGCGGCGTGACGACGAAAACCGCCGGCGACTTTATCAAGGCCGGCTGCGCCGCCGTCGCGGCGGGGTCGTCGCTGGTGAGCAAGGACGTCCTGGCGAAGAAGGATTGGAAGTCGCTGACGGAGATCAGCCGACAGTTCGTCGAAGCGGTGGCGGTGGCGCGGAAGGGGTGAAGCCCGCACATTACGCTGCCCGAGGCCGTCGCCGTCGGCCGCGGAGTGGCGTGCCGATCTTCCAGCCGAGGATCGCGAGCGTCAGCGCCGCCCCTGCGGTGCTGGCGTTGTTCGCCCAGTCGAGGCCGTCGAAACGGACGGCAACTCGATGCCGTCCGGGGGGAAGATCGACCGTGACATGCGTGCCGCTTGCGCCGTACGGCGACGGCCGGCCGTTCACAGTCACGCGGAGCATGTTCGGATACCAGAGCACCGGAAGCACGATGCGCGTGGGGCTCGTGACTTCGGCACGGAAGACCGGAAGGGCGCCCGGCGGGCGGGTGGCGGCGAACGTCTCTGCGGGAACGCGCTGCCAGCCGGCCGGCAACGGAGGTTCGACTTGCGGCCGCAGCACGTAGTCGCCGAGGCCGCCCATGATCGGCCGATCGTTGATCCATCGGTGCGACCCGCGCGGGTGATACAGGCCGGGTGGGTAGTACGCGAACTGCGTCAGGGCGGCCGCGGCAATCACGACCAGGCAGGCGATCCAGCCGAACCGCCGACCGAAGCCGGGGCGTCTAACCGCAGACGCGGAACGAGCGGCGATGCCCGCAAGCCCCAGCGCAGCCA is part of the Humisphaera borealis genome and encodes:
- a CDS encoding bifunctional 4-hydroxy-2-oxoglutarate aldolase/2-dehydro-3-deoxy-phosphogluconate aldolase codes for the protein MTKHDIIHRMINPGVIAVIRADSSEQLLDAARAMAEGGVIAMEVTMTTPNAIDTIKAVVKELGDKVLMGVGTVLDDITARLAILAGAEYVVTPVMRPDVIALCRRYSKPIVCGAVTPTEALNAHEAGADFVKLFPADTLGPTYIKALKAPLPQLQIIPTGGVTTKTAGDFIKAGCAAVAAGSSLVSKDVLAKKDWKSLTEISRQFVEAVAVARKG
- a CDS encoding type II toxin-antitoxin system HicB family antitoxin; amino-acid sequence: MSKKKIWYSKLPPAELEKLAAGLSGPVDPARMKPLTATQQREESRARRKAGRPRVGAGAEKLRVSMERTLLKRVDAYARKKGVSRSELIAESLKRTIGAA
- a CDS encoding 3-ketoacyl-ACP reductase, with protein sequence MSLSPVILVTGASRGLGRGISEELARTGHSVAIHYASNRAAADETLAACRAVATSPLQQFVLVQGDVSKADDRRAIFDGTIAAFGRIDGLINNAGIAPRVRADLLDVTEESYREVNGINLDGPFFLSQLAAKWWLAHPGESRLPGGYKLIFISSLSAYAISVNRGEYCVSKAGLAMTTQLFAARLAEHGIQVLELRPGIMATDMTAGVKDKYDKMLADGLVPQKRWGTGADVGMAVRAIFQGLFPFTTGDVINIDGGFHLRRL